TTCAGCTTTCCAGCAACAGTTTGAACGGGCGCAATCGGCAGCCAGTCAAGCCAATCGCACCGAACCCAGAGCCATTTCTGCGGCCTATGATTCAGCCTTAGGTCTGGTGACCATTCAATTGCAAAGTGGGGCGATTTTTAGCTTTCCAGCGGCGATCGCCCAAGGCTTAGCGGGAGCCGAGCCAGACGCCTTAGCCCAAGTGGAAGTAACCCCCATGGGAGATGGGTTGCATTGGCCAACCCTAGATGCCGATTTCAGCGTGA
The nucleotide sequence above comes from Leptolyngbya sp. CCY15150. Encoded proteins:
- a CDS encoding DUF2442 domain-containing protein, with the protein product MVEPSVDNSAFQQQFERAQSAASQANRTEPRAISAAYDSALGLVTIQLQSGAIFSFPAAIAQGLAGAEPDALAQVEVTPMGDGLHWPTLDADFSV